The Helicobacter sp. MIT 05-5293 genome window below encodes:
- a CDS encoding amino acid ABC transporter permease produces MLDFAFMQQIQPLFAKALSLTLYISFFGILFSILIGIVCALILFFKIRFLALLTNFYVELARNTPLLIQLFFLYYGLRSMLGVKLDEQTCAIIGLAFLGGGYMCESFRTGLESISKSQIESALSLGLKSHQMMFYVIFPQALSVSIPSIAANVIFLLKETSVVGIIALADIMFVAKDVITHYYKTNEALLMLVLTYLVVLLPLSIGFSFLERYYKKRVM; encoded by the coding sequence ATGCTTGATTTTGCGTTTATGCAACAGATACAACCTCTCTTTGCCAAAGCCTTAAGTCTGACTTTATACATTTCATTTTTTGGCATTTTATTTTCGATTCTCATAGGGATTGTATGTGCGCTTATTCTCTTTTTCAAGATTCGCTTTCTTGCTTTATTGACAAATTTTTATGTCGAATTAGCGCGTAATACACCGCTTTTGATACAGCTCTTTTTCCTTTATTATGGTTTGCGCTCAATGCTAGGTGTCAAGCTTGACGAACAGACTTGCGCAATTATAGGATTAGCATTTTTGGGTGGTGGATATATGTGTGAATCTTTCCGCACAGGATTAGAATCTATCAGCAAATCTCAAATTGAATCTGCACTTAGTCTAGGGCTTAAATCTCATCAAATGATGTTTTATGTTATTTTCCCACAAGCCCTAAGTGTCTCTATTCCTTCAATCGCAGCAAATGTGATTTTTTTACTCAAAGAAACATCAGTTGTAGGCATCATTGCGTTAGCTGATATAATGTTTGTCGCTAAAGATGTAATCACACATTATTACAAAACTAACGAAGCACTTTTAATGCTTGTTTTAACTTATCTTGTTGTTTTATTGCCGCTCTCTATTGGATTCTCTTTTCTTGAGCGGTATTATAAAAAAAGGGTGATGTGA
- the fusA gene encoding elongation factor G: MARKTPLDRIRNIGIAAHIDAGKTTTSERILFYTGVSHKIGEVHDGAATMDWMEQEKERGITITSATTTCFWKDFQINLIDTPGHVDFTIEVERSMRVLDGAVAVFCSVGGVQPQSETVWRQANKYGVPRMVFVNKMDRIGANFYNVEEQIKQRLKANPVPVNIPIGAEENFKGVVDLVQMKAIVWNDESMGAKYDIEDIPQDLLEKASQYREKLLEAAAEQDEALMEKYLGGEELSVEEIKKGIKIGCLNMSLIPMLCGSSFKNKGVQTLLDAVVDYLPAPTEVAEIKGIDPKNDSELSVESSDNGAFAGLAFKIMTDPFVGQLTFVRAYRGKLESGSYVLNSTKGKKERVGRLLKMHSNKREDIKEIYAGEICAFVGLKETVTGDTLCDEKSPVILERMDFPEPVIQIAVEPKTKADQEKMSIALGKLAEEDPSFRVSTHEETGQTLIGGMGELHLEIIVDRLKREFRVEAEVGEPQVAFRETIRSAVEQECKYAKQSGGRGQYGHVHIKLEPKEAGAGYEFVNNISGGVIPKEYIPAVDKGIQEAMQNGVLAGYPVVDFKVTLYDGSYHDVDSSEMAFKIAGSMAFKDACRKANAVLLEPMMKVEVEVPEEYMGDVIGDLNRRRGQINSMDDRMGLKIVNAFVPLAEMFGYSTDLRSATQGRGTYTMEFDHYGEVPANIAKDIMEKRKG; this comes from the coding sequence ATGGCTAGAAAGACACCTTTGGATCGTATCAGAAATATTGGTATCGCTGCTCATATTGATGCAGGCAAGACTACAACATCAGAAAGAATTTTATTCTACACAGGCGTAAGTCATAAAATTGGTGAAGTTCATGATGGGGCTGCAACAATGGATTGGATGGAGCAGGAGAAAGAAAGAGGTATCACTATTACTTCTGCAACAACTACTTGTTTTTGGAAAGATTTTCAAATTAACTTGATTGACACACCCGGACACGTTGATTTTACAATTGAAGTTGAACGATCAATGCGTGTTTTAGATGGTGCAGTAGCAGTATTTTGTTCTGTGGGTGGTGTGCAACCTCAAAGTGAAACAGTGTGGAGACAAGCTAATAAATATGGTGTGCCTCGAATGGTTTTTGTTAATAAAATGGACCGCATTGGTGCAAACTTTTATAATGTTGAGGAGCAAATTAAGCAACGCTTGAAAGCTAATCCTGTTCCTGTAAATATTCCTATCGGTGCAGAAGAAAATTTCAAAGGTGTAGTTGATTTAGTGCAAATGAAAGCTATTGTATGGAATGATGAATCTATGGGTGCCAAGTATGACATTGAAGATATTCCACAAGATTTACTTGAAAAGGCATCGCAATATCGCGAGAAGCTTTTAGAGGCTGCAGCAGAACAAGATGAAGCCTTAATGGAAAAATATCTTGGTGGAGAAGAGTTAAGCGTTGAGGAAATTAAAAAAGGTATCAAGATAGGTTGCCTTAATATGAGTCTGATTCCTATGCTTTGTGGTTCATCATTTAAAAATAAAGGCGTGCAAACTTTGCTTGATGCTGTAGTGGATTATTTACCTGCACCTACTGAAGTTGCTGAAATCAAAGGTATAGATCCAAAGAATGATTCTGAGTTAAGCGTAGAATCAAGCGATAACGGAGCATTTGCTGGACTAGCTTTTAAAATTATGACAGATCCTTTTGTGGGGCAGCTTACATTTGTGCGTGCTTATCGAGGTAAGCTTGAATCTGGGAGTTATGTCCTTAACTCAACTAAAGGTAAAAAAGAGCGCGTAGGTCGTCTTCTTAAAATGCACTCAAATAAGCGTGAAGATATTAAGGAAATTTATGCAGGTGAGATATGTGCTTTCGTAGGTTTGAAAGAAACCGTAACGGGAGATACTTTATGTGATGAGAAATCACCAGTCATTTTAGAGAGAATGGATTTTCCAGAACCTGTAATACAGATTGCTGTTGAACCTAAGACTAAGGCAGATCAAGAAAAAATGTCAATTGCTTTAGGAAAGCTTGCCGAAGAAGATCCTAGTTTTAGAGTGAGCACACACGAAGAGACAGGGCAAACATTGATTGGTGGTATGGGCGAACTTCATTTAGAAATTATCGTTGATAGACTTAAAAGAGAGTTTAGGGTAGAGGCTGAAGTCGGCGAGCCACAAGTTGCATTCAGAGAAACAATCCGCAGTGCTGTAGAGCAAGAATGCAAATATGCTAAACAATCAGGTGGTCGCGGGCAGTATGGGCATGTTCATATTAAACTTGAACCCAAAGAAGCAGGTGCAGGATATGAGTTTGTCAATAATATAAGCGGTGGCGTTATTCCCAAGGAATATATACCCGCTGTAGATAAGGGTATCCAAGAGGCAATGCAGAATGGTGTTCTTGCCGGATACCCTGTTGTGGATTTTAAAGTAACACTTTATGATGGAAGCTATCATGATGTGGATTCATCTGAAATGGCGTTTAAAATCGCCGGTTCTATGGCATTTAAAGACGCTTGCCGTAAGGCAAATGCGGTGCTTTTGGAACCTATGATGAAGGTTGAAGTGGAGGTCCCTGAAGAGTATATGGGCGATGTGATTGGAGATCTGAATAGACGTAGAGGGCAAATCAATTCTATGGACGATCGTATGGGACTCAAGATTGTTAATGCTTTTGTGCCTTTAGCGGAAATGTTTGGATATTCTACTGATCTTCGTTCGGCTACACAGGGTAGAGGCACTTATACAATGGAATTTGATCATTATGGTGAAGTTCCTGCGAATATTGCCAAAGATATTATGGAAAAAAGAAAGGGGTAA
- a CDS encoding energy transducer TonB, with amino-acid sequence MKTLAFQPKQNKSTKSISSSKIGFTISLALHGALLMLFYNHFHQIDLQQDGDAFTTISLATFQTPSNEEQIDPKPKPIVHKKKKHHKEIFKEYGKLAQQEEEIPPSKQPKAQPDEKIEEGDMIQTLSYRNGEEDEVFSKIKRAIDRKNRYPTMARKRGLEGEVIVEFVIYKDGRVANIKVTKPCSHNLFNEAAVIAIRKAQSDFPTLSFTTKVEIPIVYELERI; translated from the coding sequence ATGAAAACTTTGGCATTTCAACCAAAACAAAATAAATCAACAAAATCAATAAGCTCTTCTAAAATTGGTTTTACTATTTCTTTGGCTCTACATGGCGCACTTTTAATGCTATTTTATAACCATTTTCACCAAATTGACCTCCAACAAGATGGTGATGCTTTTACAACAATAAGTTTGGCAACTTTCCAAACACCTTCCAATGAAGAACAAATTGATCCTAAACCTAAGCCTATTGTGCATAAAAAGAAAAAACATCATAAGGAAATATTCAAAGAATATGGCAAACTTGCACAGCAAGAAGAGGAAATCCCCCCTAGCAAACAGCCCAAGGCGCAGCCTGATGAAAAAATCGAAGAGGGGGATATGATCCAAACACTTTCTTATCGGAATGGGGAAGAAGATGAAGTTTTTTCAAAAATCAAAAGAGCAATTGATCGCAAAAATCGATACCCCACAATGGCGAGAAAACGAGGACTTGAAGGGGAAGTCATTGTGGAATTTGTGATTTACAAAGATGGGAGAGTAGCAAATATCAAAGTTACTAAGCCTTGTTCGCACAATCTTTTCAATGAAGCTGCAGTAATTGCAATCAGAAAGGCACAAAGCGATTTCCCGACATTGAGCTTTACAACAAAAGTAGAAATTCCTATCGTTTATGAGCTTGAGAGAATCTAA
- the exbD gene encoding TonB system transport protein ExbD, which translates to MKIPRKEGLNIVPFIDVMLVLLAIVLSVSTFIAQGQIKVELPYASHNQQNKDDKPINITIDDKNTIYFDDKPVDIELLKIEINKIDNKTLIQLKSDKDSAFGTFVQIVDILKEKGHENFGISTKTK; encoded by the coding sequence ATGAAGATCCCTCGAAAAGAAGGTTTAAATATTGTCCCATTTATTGATGTAATGCTCGTGCTTTTGGCAATTGTTTTGAGCGTTTCAACTTTTATCGCACAAGGACAAATAAAAGTCGAGCTACCCTATGCAAGCCATAATCAACAGAATAAAGATGATAAGCCTATCAATATCACTATTGATGATAAAAATACGATTTATTTTGATGATAAACCTGTCGATATTGAGCTACTCAAAATAGAAATCAATAAAATTGACAATAAAACACTTATCCAGCTTAAAAGCGATAAGGATTCGGCATTTGGGACTTTTGTCCAGATTGTGGATATTTTAAAGGAGAAAGGTCATGAAAACTTTGGCATTTCAACCAAAACAAAATAA
- a CDS encoding DUF3015 family protein translates to MRKVLISLALSGSLVTGALAAANTNTGCGLGSMIIDKKGLVWNLLQITTNQIFLIQSFAITSGTSGCKSGAIAMDSRTQEFVASNMDALSKEIAQGKGEHLDTLAELLNIQDKEGFKVALQDNYNKLYANKDAQSADVLDGVASL, encoded by the coding sequence ATGAGAAAAGTTCTTATTAGCTTAGCCCTAAGTGGAAGTCTAGTAACAGGCGCACTTGCTGCAGCAAATACAAACACAGGTTGTGGTCTTGGGTCAATGATCATTGACAAAAAAGGTCTTGTTTGGAATCTCTTGCAAATCACTACCAACCAAATCTTCCTTATTCAAAGTTTTGCAATCACTTCAGGGACATCAGGTTGTAAAAGTGGTGCAATCGCTATGGATAGCCGCACACAAGAATTTGTCGCTTCTAATATGGACGCTCTTTCAAAAGAAATTGCGCAAGGCAAAGGCGAACACCTTGATACACTTGCAGAACTTCTCAATATCCAAGACAAAGAAGGATTCAAAGTCGCTCTTCAAGACAACTACAACAAACTCTACGCAAACAAAGATGCACAAAGTGCTGATGTTCTCGATGGAGTAGCTTCTCTTTAA
- the nadD gene encoding nicotinate (nicotinamide) nucleotide adenylyltransferase — protein MNQTKKTRQRIGIYGGSFDPFHQGHYEIIRVALESLPLETLWLLPNFRNPMKSQSMFSAEIRLRMCEIVAQEWQKQGYDVRVCDYEIKSHHAIFTIQSIQYFQSILRLESKIFFLLGEDSFNTLPLWKDSQKLCEMLDFVVIKRQGSFLDKSLSPHRIPIYQHCCIDSDLASLSSTHLRQLFEDGHKQEAFAKIPACLHSLLEQYFAHQKA, from the coding sequence GTGAATCAGACAAAGAAAACGAGACAAAGAATCGGTATTTATGGAGGGAGTTTTGATCCTTTTCATCAAGGACATTATGAGATTATCAGAGTTGCCTTAGAATCTTTACCTCTTGAAACTTTGTGGCTATTACCCAATTTCCGTAATCCTATGAAATCTCAAAGTATGTTTAGTGCGGAGATTCGTTTGAGAATGTGTGAAATAGTCGCGCAAGAATGGCAAAAGCAGGGATATGATGTGCGTGTGTGTGATTATGAAATCAAATCTCATCATGCTATCTTCACAATCCAAAGTATCCAATATTTTCAATCTATCCTTCGTCTAGAATCTAAAATATTTTTTCTGCTCGGTGAAGATAGTTTTAATACACTTCCTTTGTGGAAAGATTCTCAAAAGTTGTGTGAAATGCTTGATTTTGTCGTGATTAAAAGGCAAGGCTCTTTTTTGGACAAAAGCCTATCTCCTCATAGAATCCCTATTTATCAGCATTGCTGTATTGATTCAGATTTGGCATCATTGTCTTCAACGCATTTACGACAGCTTTTTGAAGATGGGCATAAGCAAGAGGCATTTGCTAAGATTCCTGCCTGTTTGCATTCATTATTAGAGCAATATTTTGCTCATCAAAAAGCATAA
- a CDS encoding DUF4105 domain-containing protein, with product MFLCFGFSHICLATESLAQIQPIQSAQDSQTKIESLIKQSKALKLAQSKEWKTLLHIRHKKSEIVSPYFFLSDTRTAQDELEATIKAIYQSPQDVQVPQVIIDKREELIKLYQENNIKLPTRSISALDYHALCRFPARVAFLKKHLTLENLPSLPCEEYHEMLNYIAPTKATIVFPAAHINSPASMFGHTFLLLDSTFNSRLLAFAINYQADADQEHENALIFALKGLFGLYSGSYSILPYYDKIKEYNDAENRDMWEYELNLTQEEVLKMYRHIWELSDAFSWYYFFHRNCSYNVLWLLEVARDNLRLRDEFIYQVNPPETLFALQKAKLIANVVYRPSKRSILLAYEDKMSLKDTSLAKALAKGKHSPDEILLNSSLSLLQKQYILESGIELSEYYAMKNKIDRESYTQIAHDLATKRATLGKSEAPTIYTPTNPLEGNQSLRVTPLMLANSQGFHPALDFRITYHDITDNDRGYLKGAQIEFLRTLAYYDTSAHKNPSWDSFRIYEMHILSVASYGMMSKFFKPLSYRIDTGFNRNFLGDHLSYYLALGGGVAYEFNHYLYGFYLLEPTFFLDGTRAYQADFALSNVVGIVLQNNKRLKFTIEYKLKAYDLRTFGHYADASVSINLYQNLALLGRAELKTLDAYHAPRLDNTYMLGLRIYF from the coding sequence ATGTTCTTATGCTTTGGATTCTCTCACATTTGCCTAGCTACAGAATCTCTAGCACAAATCCAGCCTATCCAATCTGCACAAGATTCTCAAACAAAAATAGAATCTCTTATCAAACAATCAAAAGCCCTCAAACTCGCTCAATCAAAGGAGTGGAAAACCCTTTTACACATTCGCCACAAAAAAAGCGAAATCGTCTCTCCTTATTTCTTTCTCTCCGATACACGCACTGCTCAAGATGAACTTGAGGCGACAATAAAAGCAATCTATCAATCACCCCAAGATGTCCAAGTGCCACAAGTCATTATTGACAAACGCGAGGAACTTATCAAATTATATCAAGAAAATAATATTAAATTACCCACGCGCTCTATCAGTGCGCTAGACTATCATGCGTTGTGTCGATTCCCTGCGCGTGTAGCATTTCTCAAAAAACACTTGACCTTAGAGAATCTCCCCTCATTGCCTTGCGAGGAATATCATGAGATGCTTAACTACATTGCCCCTACAAAAGCGACTATCGTCTTTCCTGCCGCACATATTAATTCACCTGCTTCAATGTTTGGGCATACATTTTTGCTCCTTGATTCGACTTTTAACTCACGACTACTTGCTTTTGCGATTAATTATCAAGCCGATGCAGACCAAGAACATGAAAATGCGCTGATTTTTGCACTCAAAGGACTCTTTGGACTATACAGCGGGAGTTACTCGATATTGCCCTATTATGACAAAATCAAAGAATACAATGATGCAGAAAATCGTGATATGTGGGAATATGAGCTTAATCTCACACAAGAAGAGGTTTTAAAAATGTATCGGCATATTTGGGAGCTTAGTGATGCGTTTAGCTGGTATTACTTCTTTCATAGAAACTGCTCTTATAATGTGCTTTGGCTTTTGGAAGTCGCAAGAGATAATTTGCGCTTAAGAGATGAGTTTATCTATCAAGTCAATCCACCCGAGACACTTTTTGCCTTGCAAAAAGCAAAGTTGATTGCAAATGTTGTTTATCGTCCAAGCAAACGCTCTATCCTCCTTGCGTATGAAGATAAAATGTCGCTCAAAGATACTTCTTTGGCTAAAGCTCTCGCCAAAGGCAAACACTCGCCCGATGAGATTCTCTTAAATTCTAGTCTAAGCCTTTTGCAAAAACAATACATTTTAGAATCTGGTATTGAGTTAAGTGAGTATTACGCGATGAAAAATAAGATTGACAGAGAATCTTACACACAAATTGCCCATGACCTCGCCACAAAACGCGCTACTTTGGGGAAAAGTGAAGCACCGACAATCTATACTCCGACTAACCCGCTTGAAGGCAATCAAAGTCTGCGTGTAACACCCTTGATGCTTGCTAATTCACAAGGTTTTCACCCTGCGCTTGATTTTAGAATCACCTATCATGATATTACAGACAATGATCGGGGGTATCTCAAAGGTGCGCAAATTGAGTTTCTTAGGACACTCGCGTATTATGATACTTCAGCACATAAAAATCCCTCATGGGATTCTTTTAGAATCTATGAAATGCACATTTTATCAGTCGCCTCTTATGGTATGATGAGTAAATTTTTCAAACCTCTTTCTTATCGTATCGATACAGGATTTAATCGCAATTTTTTAGGTGATCACTTGAGCTACTATCTCGCATTGGGTGGCGGTGTGGCGTATGAGTTTAACCACTATCTTTATGGATTCTACCTTTTAGAGCCGACCTTTTTTCTTGATGGCACGAGAGCATACCAAGCTGATTTTGCACTTAGCAATGTCGTGGGGATTGTCTTGCAAAACAATAAACGACTGAAATTTACCATAGAATACAAACTCAAAGCCTATGACTTAAGGACATTTGGGCATTATGCAGATGCAAGTGTAAGCATCAATCTCTATCAGAATCTCGCACTTTTAGGGCGAGCTGAACTTAAAACTCTTGATGCTTACCACGCTCCGAGATTAGACAATACTTATATGCTGGGATTAAGAATCTATTTTTAA
- the nikR gene encoding nickel-responsive transcriptional regulator NikR, protein MKHHNIIRFSVSLPQNLLENLDKNLTYKGYSSRSELVRDMIREKLNEESWNHESDSDTGVAVLVIVYDHHQRELNQKMIDIQHNSIHHGQINILCNTHVHLDHHNCLETIILQGNRQNIENFSIEVGGLKGVKFSKLTRTNKFE, encoded by the coding sequence ATGAAACACCACAATATCATTCGTTTCAGTGTGTCTCTTCCGCAAAATTTGCTGGAGAATCTTGATAAAAATTTGACTTACAAAGGGTATTCTTCGCGTTCTGAATTAGTGCGTGATATGATACGCGAAAAACTCAATGAGGAATCATGGAATCACGAGAGCGATTCTGATACGGGTGTGGCTGTTTTGGTGATTGTTTATGATCATCATCAACGTGAGCTTAATCAAAAAATGATTGATATTCAACATAACAGCATACATCATGGTCAAATTAATATCTTGTGCAATACTCATGTGCATTTGGACCATCATAATTGCCTCGAGACGATTATATTGCAGGGCAATAGACAAAATATAGAAAACTTCAGCATTGAAGTAGGTGGATTAAAAGGCGTGAAGTTCTCAAAACTCACCCGCACAAATAAATTCGAGTGA
- a CDS encoding amino acid ABC transporter permease — MEIFFVGSNFSRLLEGVFLTLQIALISIFFSCLFGMILGFVMTRENLVLRALCRLYLECMRIIPVLAWLFIVFFGVSQYFDLDLGATTSAIIVFSLWGCAEMGDLVRGAITSLPKHQSESGRALGLNEIQLQLFIIIPQAMRRLLPSIISLSTRMIKTTSLVALIGGVDLLKVGQQIMELNRFNPHASFWVYGGIFITYFLLCYPLSYISRILEKKTQ, encoded by the coding sequence ATGGAAATCTTTTTTGTCGGCTCAAATTTTTCGCGTCTCCTTGAGGGAGTCTTTCTCACATTGCAAATCGCTTTAATTTCAATCTTTTTTTCGTGCCTTTTTGGAATGATTTTAGGCTTTGTGATGACAAGAGAGAATCTTGTGCTTCGGGCTTTGTGCCGACTTTATCTCGAATGTATGCGTATTATCCCCGTGCTTGCATGGCTTTTTATCGTCTTTTTTGGTGTATCACAATACTTTGATTTGGATTTAGGAGCGACTACAAGCGCAATCATTGTTTTTAGTCTATGGGGCTGTGCGGAAATGGGCGATTTAGTGCGAGGAGCGATCACTTCCTTGCCCAAACATCAGAGTGAAAGCGGCAGAGCTTTAGGACTTAACGAGATTCAATTGCAGCTTTTTATTATCATACCTCAAGCAATGCGCCGACTTTTACCCTCAATCATTTCACTTTCAACGCGTATGATTAAAACCACTTCGCTAGTCGCACTCATTGGTGGAGTAGATTTGCTCAAAGTCGGACAGCAAATCATGGAGCTTAATCGCTTCAATCCTCACGCAAGTTTTTGGGTGTATGGGGGGATTTTTATCACTTATTTTTTACTTTGCTATCCGCTTTCTTATATCAGTAGAATCTTGGAGAAAAAAACACAATGA
- the rsfS gene encoding ribosome silencing factor has protein sequence MQQTIPQQQRIERIVSLLEEKKGEEIEVFDLQGYDYIVDKVVIVSAMVGKHSFALLDHLKNNLKKEGEVFYATEEESEDWVIADLGDIMIHIFTPNHRKKFNLEEFLSQLKRSKESHKI, from the coding sequence TTGCAACAAACAATACCACAACAGCAACGTATAGAAAGAATCGTTTCATTATTAGAAGAGAAAAAGGGTGAAGAAATTGAAGTTTTTGATTTGCAAGGTTATGATTATATTGTTGATAAGGTGGTGATTGTCAGTGCAATGGTAGGCAAACATTCTTTCGCCTTGCTTGATCATTTAAAAAATAATCTTAAAAAAGAAGGCGAAGTGTTTTATGCGACTGAAGAAGAAAGTGAAGATTGGGTGATTGCTGATTTGGGTGATATTATGATTCATATTTTTACACCCAATCACCGCAAAAAGTTTAATCTTGAAGAATTCCTTAGTCAGCTCAAGCGCAGCAAAGAATCGCATAAAATATAA
- the exbB gene encoding TonB-system energizer ExbB — MEFLKEYIDHLIFAILGLMSFLVVWFSCERVIFYARLKLSDYQDELSLEESLSKNLTALYIIYSNAPYVGLLGTVIGIMITFYDMSVSGGMDAQSIMLGLSTALKATALGLFVAIPTLIIYNIFLRKMDIMLNRFKSQKNNNGQVQ, encoded by the coding sequence GTGGAATTTCTTAAAGAATATATCGATCATCTTATCTTTGCTATTTTGGGATTAATGAGCTTTTTAGTCGTATGGTTTAGTTGCGAACGTGTCATATTTTACGCACGTCTTAAACTTTCAGATTATCAAGATGAATTGAGCTTGGAAGAATCTTTGAGTAAAAATCTTACAGCACTTTATATTATTTATTCAAATGCACCTTATGTAGGGCTGCTAGGCACAGTTATAGGAATTATGATTACATTTTATGATATGAGCGTGAGCGGCGGTATGGACGCTCAAAGCATTATGTTGGGCTTATCTACTGCTCTTAAAGCAACTGCTTTGGGACTATTTGTGGCGATACCTACCCTTATCATTTATAATATTTTTCTACGCAAAATGGATATTATGCTTAACCGCTTCAAATCTCAAAAGAACAATAATGGACAAGTGCAATGA
- a CDS encoding c-type cytochrome: protein MKKNLIIWSIVLGLVACSDSGESSRTTYSPLAEQEQEVVSLEQEVLEDIQVSDAILSSSTPAPVNNTPPQVDAQVLYKKCVACHGKDGKTVAPGSVGNVLIASLNKAQVIEALKGFRAQTLSKGGNSVIMYMQTKNLTDEDIEALATYIDAL from the coding sequence ATGAAAAAGAATTTGATTATATGGAGTATAGTTTTGGGTTTGGTGGCTTGCTCCGATAGTGGAGAATCCTCTCGGACGACATATTCTCCTCTCGCAGAACAAGAACAAGAAGTAGTTTCTTTAGAACAAGAGGTTTTAGAAGATATTCAAGTGAGTGATGCAATTCTTTCTTCATCGACACCAGCACCAGTCAATAATACTCCTCCTCAAGTTGATGCTCAAGTGCTTTATAAAAAATGCGTAGCTTGCCATGGTAAAGATGGAAAAACCGTTGCACCCGGAAGTGTGGGCAATGTGCTAATCGCAAGTCTTAATAAAGCTCAAGTCATTGAAGCACTTAAAGGTTTTCGTGCTCAAACATTGAGTAAAGGTGGTAATTCTGTCATAATGTATATGCAGACAAAGAATCTTACTGACGAAGATATAGAGGCTCTTGCAACTTATATTGATGCTCTGTGA
- a CDS encoding amino acid ABC transporter ATP-binding protein, whose translation MNHIVPNSESLLEVSHLRKTYDHKHYVLDDINLCVQKGEVVVILGASGCGKSTFLRCINGLESIQEGEILFKGEVISHHKTAWSKVRQRIGMVFQNYDLFPHMSVIDNILLAPIKVQKRDKKEVFAQAIKLLKRVGLEHKQNASPKELSGGQRQRVAIVRALCMNPEIMLFDEVTASLDPEMVKEVLEVILELAKEGMTMLIVTHEMKFAQKVADRILFFDEGKIVEQSTPQDFFTNPQTQRAQKFLNIFDL comes from the coding sequence ATGAATCATATCGTCCCAAACTCTGAATCACTCCTTGAAGTATCGCATTTGCGAAAAACTTACGATCACAAACATTATGTGCTTGATGATATTAATCTTTGCGTCCAAAAAGGCGAAGTAGTTGTCATATTAGGTGCAAGTGGTTGCGGTAAGAGCACCTTTTTACGCTGCATCAATGGGCTAGAAAGTATCCAAGAGGGTGAGATTCTCTTCAAAGGTGAAGTAATCAGTCATCATAAAACCGCATGGAGTAAGGTGCGCCAACGCATTGGAATGGTATTTCAAAACTATGATTTGTTCCCACATATGAGTGTGATAGACAATATCCTTCTTGCGCCTATAAAGGTGCAAAAACGCGACAAAAAAGAAGTGTTTGCGCAAGCTATCAAACTCCTTAAACGCGTAGGACTCGAACATAAACAAAACGCATCACCCAAAGAGTTAAGCGGAGGACAAAGACAAAGGGTAGCAATTGTGCGAGCTTTGTGTATGAATCCAGAAATAATGCTATTTGATGAAGTTACTGCTTCGCTTGATCCCGAAATGGTAAAAGAAGTCTTGGAAGTGATTTTAGAGCTTGCCAAAGAGGGAATGACGATGCTTATCGTAACGCATGAAATGAAATTTGCGCAAAAAGTCGCGGACAGAATCCTCTTTTTTGATGAGGGTAAAATTGTCGAACAATCTACCCCTCAAGATTTTTTCACCAATCCTCAAACCCAAAGAGCGCAAAAATTCTTGAATATTTTTGATTTGTAG